Proteins encoded within one genomic window of Acidithiobacillus sp. AMEEHan:
- a CDS encoding MBL fold metallo-hydrolase, translating to MSVLLYDDGEHKCVAFTDLVEGEGIQANQFLIVHQGEGMLLDPGGNLTYKNLLAGMADYFLPAHLDYVFASHEDPDIVASANGWLLITDAKILIAQEWTRFLPHFCSKGMTAGRVIGIPAQGAMVSLAGQDLHLIPAHYLHSVGNFQVYDPRSRILFSGDIGANLVSGKEAMTPIEGADAFHAHRARSGMDAFHRRYMGGNKVCRLWAQMLRSMDVDWIVPQHGASFKGKETVRAFLDWFAELECGPDLLNEEAFQFPIRSGEAL from the coding sequence ATGAGCGTATTGCTGTACGATGACGGTGAACATAAATGTGTCGCGTTTACGGACCTGGTGGAGGGGGAGGGCATTCAGGCCAACCAGTTTCTGATTGTTCACCAGGGTGAGGGGATGCTGCTCGACCCAGGAGGCAATCTGACCTACAAAAACCTCCTTGCCGGCATGGCCGACTATTTTTTGCCGGCACATCTGGACTATGTCTTTGCCTCCCACGAAGATCCGGACATCGTTGCCTCGGCCAATGGCTGGCTCCTGATCACCGATGCCAAGATTCTCATTGCCCAGGAATGGACACGCTTTCTGCCACACTTCTGCTCCAAAGGAATGACCGCCGGACGGGTCATTGGCATTCCCGCGCAAGGCGCCATGGTTTCCCTCGCGGGACAAGACCTGCATCTCATTCCTGCCCACTATCTGCACTCGGTGGGCAATTTTCAGGTCTACGATCCACGGAGCAGGATCCTGTTTTCCGGAGATATTGGTGCCAATCTGGTGAGCGGGAAGGAAGCCATGACTCCCATCGAGGGTGCCGACGCCTTTCATGCGCACCGCGCGAGATCGGGCATGGATGCCTTCCATCGCCGCTACATGGGTGGCAACAAGGTCTGTCGACTCTGGGCACAGATGCTGCGCAGTATGGATGTCGACTGGATCGTGCCGCAACATGGCGCTTCCTTCAAAGGCAAGGAGACCGTCCGTGCCTTCCTCGATTGGTTTGCGGAGCTGGAATGTGGTCCGGACCTGCTGAATGAAGAAGCATTCCAATTTCCTATCCGCTCAGGAGAAGCGCTGTGA
- a CDS encoding cytochrome b/b6 domain-containing protein — MEEQSWPLSLKWLHLALAILVTFQLFSQLKMHAIWKHVGVALYQHVLYWAHMLLGTTTFLVILLFWREICLSRELRLHLFPYLGIHRERIWMDMRGALQGSLPEGGMRGGLPGFVHGLGILVVTAMGLTGILMFYLIFSAHGVKPAATYYALPKSIHSLVANLLWGYWGGHIAMALLHARKNPRILRIFVPET; from the coding sequence ATGGAAGAGCAATCTTGGCCCTTATCATTAAAATGGTTACATTTGGCCCTGGCGATCCTAGTGACATTCCAATTGTTCAGTCAATTGAAAATGCATGCGATCTGGAAGCATGTGGGTGTTGCCCTGTATCAGCATGTGCTGTACTGGGCGCATATGCTTCTGGGTACCACAACCTTTCTGGTCATCCTCCTGTTCTGGCGAGAGATTTGTCTGTCGCGAGAGCTTCGCTTGCATCTGTTTCCCTATCTGGGGATACATCGTGAACGAATTTGGATGGATATGCGCGGTGCCCTGCAAGGAAGCCTGCCCGAGGGTGGGATGCGCGGCGGGTTGCCCGGCTTTGTGCATGGATTGGGTATTCTCGTGGTTACGGCGATGGGGCTTACGGGCATTTTGATGTTCTATTTGATTTTTTCTGCCCACGGAGTGAAACCCGCCGCTACCTATTATGCCCTACCCAAGAGCATCCATTCTCTGGTTGCCAATTTGCTCTGGGGATATTGGGGTGGGCACATCGCAATGGCCTTGCTGCACGCACGGAAGAACCCTCGCATCCTGCGGATTTTCGTGCCGGAGACATAA
- a CDS encoding TonB-dependent receptor domain-containing protein, whose protein sequence is MSTNFVSSRPHRGAPSVLRAAMAAAGFLFIGVAHAEDSVTAPTQSTISIGEVSAAVAATSDLGSKEARSLTQKHNFTSGQSIKVLDKAQMAAAGPMGGSAQALSYAPGVGVSGYGSSGATKTSISINGIKQGWGGFSGGQIDDGSLSVTFDGVPMVDPSTGLWQSPQVPQTGILQGIGITYGPGNPENRWYNNIGGQINFVPLQPTAKPGGDIKLTYGSYDSKNIVFNIRTGNVDGWSTILAGGAGSSNSYRQSPDGFNNPSYSYAWFLKTRKTFSNGDFSVGAYLAKGSGYRPVPIPVNPIAGVTLNGTANSPLYSQATSGFYSSLPNDVWYKQDSNSTWLLYSKLNVDLDKIWSLHNMIWYRYGHRLHFHYNNYGLSNPSNLYEYNNPHDAVYGDKLFLTAKLPYNEVSFGGFFLNSDYNTRNAFYNTNAPYFGSRLVPNAHYRSDYFQQTDLAAFVQDRINPMENLHITPGVRVINYQTRYTPSGQTDFAQAYALYPQNNQGVLPAASRSFTQVEPSLDFNWRPIPWLALFASYAEAYKEPQVGGGGGLYQSTAPIYNLERSADYNAGVKIHFDHAAFLHHFLFTASFYHLHYTNQYIPLYDSNGNYIGDANGDSIYQGVNLALDDEILYNLDLFMNANFEKAVFGHYVTGGVSYNGLPVSNVPNKTFNIGVIYRLPLAGTVLQPRLWYQYVGAQSMFNNAGMPSTEKMPAYGTLNLGIDEKIPTVGMVPFLRHVDLSLNILNLTNNHYNEFQYITAGGLLGGNSAGQVLALPGAPLTVFGSISAHF, encoded by the coding sequence ATGTCAACAAATTTTGTATCTTCGCGTCCCCACCGTGGGGCGCCCTCTGTCCTGCGCGCGGCGATGGCTGCCGCTGGTTTCCTGTTCATCGGCGTTGCCCACGCTGAAGATTCCGTTACTGCTCCTACGCAATCCACGATTTCCATTGGCGAAGTCAGTGCCGCCGTTGCCGCTACTAGCGACCTTGGCAGCAAGGAAGCCAGGAGTCTCACCCAGAAACACAATTTCACTTCTGGACAATCCATCAAGGTGCTCGACAAGGCGCAGATGGCCGCTGCGGGTCCCATGGGTGGGAGTGCCCAGGCCCTCAGTTACGCTCCCGGTGTTGGTGTATCTGGGTATGGCTCCAGTGGCGCGACCAAGACTTCCATCAGTATCAACGGCATCAAGCAGGGCTGGGGCGGTTTTTCTGGCGGTCAGATCGATGATGGTAGTCTTTCCGTAACCTTCGATGGTGTGCCGATGGTTGACCCGTCTACCGGCTTGTGGCAATCACCTCAGGTTCCACAGACCGGGATCCTGCAGGGCATTGGCATTACCTATGGTCCAGGTAACCCAGAGAATCGCTGGTATAACAATATCGGCGGTCAAATCAATTTCGTGCCGCTGCAGCCAACTGCCAAGCCCGGTGGCGATATCAAGCTCACCTATGGCAGCTATGATTCGAAAAATATCGTTTTCAACATTCGCACGGGCAACGTCGATGGATGGTCGACAATTCTGGCCGGAGGCGCTGGTTCATCGAATAGCTATCGGCAAAGCCCTGACGGTTTCAATAACCCCAGTTACAGTTATGCGTGGTTCTTGAAGACGAGAAAGACCTTCAGTAATGGTGATTTTTCTGTGGGTGCGTATTTGGCAAAAGGTTCTGGCTATCGTCCGGTACCCATTCCAGTCAATCCCATTGCCGGTGTGACCTTGAATGGCACTGCGAACTCGCCGTTGTACAGTCAGGCAACGAGTGGCTTCTACTCCTCCTTACCCAACGACGTTTGGTATAAGCAGGACAGCAACAGTACTTGGCTCTTGTACAGTAAGCTGAATGTCGACCTGGACAAGATCTGGTCGCTGCACAACATGATCTGGTACCGCTACGGCCATCGTTTACACTTCCATTACAATAACTATGGCCTAAGCAACCCGAGTAACCTCTATGAGTACAACAATCCCCATGACGCGGTGTATGGAGACAAGCTCTTCCTCACCGCTAAGCTTCCGTATAACGAAGTAAGTTTTGGCGGATTTTTCCTGAACAGTGACTACAACACTCGAAACGCGTTCTACAACACCAATGCGCCATACTTTGGATCGCGACTTGTACCCAACGCCCACTATCGTAGTGATTATTTCCAGCAGACCGATCTCGCTGCCTTCGTGCAGGATCGGATCAACCCGATGGAAAATCTGCACATCACCCCAGGAGTCCGTGTCATCAATTATCAGACCCGCTATACCCCCTCTGGGCAGACAGACTTTGCACAGGCGTATGCCCTGTATCCGCAGAATAATCAGGGTGTTCTGCCAGCAGCAAGTAGGAGTTTTACCCAGGTGGAGCCGTCGCTGGATTTCAATTGGCGTCCCATTCCGTGGTTGGCGCTCTTTGCCAGTTACGCGGAAGCCTACAAGGAGCCACAAGTGGGTGGCGGCGGTGGGCTTTATCAGTCAACAGCGCCCATCTATAACCTGGAGCGCAGCGCTGATTATAATGCCGGTGTCAAGATCCACTTTGACCATGCGGCATTTCTGCATCATTTCCTCTTTACCGCAAGTTTCTATCATCTCCACTATACCAATCAGTATATTCCTCTCTATGACAGCAACGGGAACTATATTGGCGATGCCAATGGCGATTCCATCTATCAGGGCGTGAATCTGGCGTTGGATGACGAGATTTTGTATAACCTCGATCTGTTCATGAATGCGAACTTCGAGAAGGCGGTTTTCGGTCACTACGTCACCGGTGGGGTCTCCTATAATGGCCTGCCGGTATCGAATGTTCCCAACAAGACCTTCAACATTGGTGTGATTTATCGCCTGCCTTTGGCGGGAACCGTGCTGCAGCCGCGTCTGTGGTATCAGTATGTGGGTGCGCAATCGATGTTTAATAATGCTGGTATGCCCAGTACGGAGAAAATGCCTGCCTATGGTACCCTCAATCTCGGTATCGACGAGAAAATCCCCACGGTTGGCATGGTACCGTTCCTACGGCATGTCGATTTGAGCCTGAATATTCTCAATCTCACCAATAATCACTACAACGAATTCCAGTACATTACGGCTGGTGGCTTGTTGGGTGGGAATTCGGCCGGCCAGGTTTTGGCCTTGCCAGGTGCGCCACTCACGGTGTTCGGCAGTATCTCCGCGCACTTTTGA
- a CDS encoding multicopper oxidase domain-containing protein: MSKEPLFPLSRRQFLTLGGGGLLSLTALVALGKKNMEGMRMSAPSAALPKPHFSAPLPIPPQYTGHLAADGVREFHLRIGAGTSQLCSGLHTPTWGYNGGLLGPALLIPRHQPVRLWVHNTLAESTTTHWHGAHVPGSMDGGPQSLILPGKVWRYEYQLAQPEATLWYHPHPASRTGPHIYAGLAGLYLVQDGTDAALGLPRDWGVDDIPVIVQDRLLDDSGTLQYMPMAMDVMGMKGNRFLINGRESPVLEAPAQWLRLRLLNASNARLYNFAFSEDREFYVIASDAGYLAAPVAVQRLLLAPAERAEILIDLRRLAGKELYLRSDSGSVVPALSLRPMDSDQYDRSNFPLLAIRVRPAQQPGGTLPEQLVDIPRLRPDAPARRFVLRGMAMRQDMPELRKAMQQVRYAGPGGMSLGIGGEPLFSINGASMNMSVINERLRLGSTEIWEIINQAEMAHTFHVHGTSFQILARDGAPPPATERGWKDTLLIRREETVRFIAHFGQKATEEFPYMYHCHMLEHEDNGMMGQFTVT; encoded by the coding sequence ATGTCGAAAGAACCCCTTTTCCCGCTTTCTCGTAGGCAGTTTCTGACCCTTGGTGGCGGTGGTCTGCTGAGTCTGACTGCCCTTGTGGCCCTTGGCAAGAAAAACATGGAGGGGATGCGGATGTCCGCTCCGTCCGCGGCGCTACCGAAACCGCACTTTTCTGCGCCCTTACCCATTCCGCCGCAGTATACGGGTCATCTGGCCGCTGATGGCGTGCGGGAATTCCACTTACGGATTGGTGCGGGAACGAGCCAGCTCTGCTCTGGTTTGCACACGCCTACCTGGGGCTACAATGGCGGGCTTCTGGGGCCGGCATTGCTGATTCCCCGTCATCAGCCGGTGCGCCTCTGGGTGCATAATACCCTTGCGGAGAGCACCACGACCCACTGGCATGGCGCCCACGTGCCGGGCAGTATGGACGGAGGGCCGCAGAGCCTGATTCTTCCAGGAAAGGTCTGGCGCTACGAATATCAGCTTGCGCAGCCTGAAGCAACGCTTTGGTATCACCCGCACCCCGCCTCCCGCACTGGTCCCCATATCTATGCCGGCCTAGCCGGTTTGTATCTGGTGCAGGACGGTACCGACGCGGCTCTCGGGTTGCCACGTGACTGGGGTGTCGATGACATTCCGGTGATCGTACAGGATCGCTTGCTAGACGACTCTGGAACTTTGCAGTACATGCCAATGGCCATGGATGTGATGGGCATGAAAGGCAATCGTTTCCTGATCAACGGTAGGGAATCGCCGGTTCTGGAGGCGCCCGCCCAATGGCTGCGGCTGCGACTGCTCAATGCCTCCAACGCTCGCCTCTACAATTTTGCCTTTTCCGAAGATCGCGAATTTTACGTTATTGCCAGTGATGCGGGCTATCTGGCGGCACCAGTCGCCGTACAGCGCTTGCTTCTCGCGCCGGCGGAGCGAGCGGAAATCCTGATCGATTTGCGTCGTCTGGCCGGGAAAGAGCTCTACCTTCGCAGTGATTCCGGGAGTGTGGTCCCTGCCTTGAGTCTGCGGCCCATGGACAGCGACCAGTATGATCGCAGTAACTTCCCTCTCTTGGCCATTCGTGTGCGCCCGGCGCAGCAGCCCGGAGGGACGTTGCCAGAGCAATTGGTAGATATTCCGCGTTTGCGCCCCGATGCACCTGCGCGTCGTTTTGTACTGCGGGGCATGGCGATGCGCCAGGACATGCCCGAATTGCGCAAAGCGATGCAGCAGGTCCGCTATGCTGGCCCGGGGGGAATGTCATTGGGAATTGGGGGGGAGCCCTTGTTCTCAATCAATGGCGCTAGCATGAATATGTCAGTGATCAACGAGCGATTACGACTCGGAAGCACGGAGATCTGGGAAATAATAAATCAAGCCGAAATGGCGCACACGTTCCATGTGCATGGGACATCCTTTCAGATTCTCGCGCGCGATGGTGCACCTCCTCCGGCGACGGAGCGTGGGTGGAAGGACACCCTGCTCATCCGCCGCGAGGAAACAGTGCGTTTCATTGCCCATTTTGGCCAGAAAGCCACTGAGGAATTTCCGTACATGTACCACTGTCACATGTTGGAGCACGAGGACAACGGCATGATGGGGCAATTCACCGTTACCTAA
- a CDS encoding PepSY domain-containing protein gives MKKQIIIGLVLVGLVASGSALAFKGEQYSKEAKVSLTEAKAIASKAFPGKITDVELEKEAGGSGLRYSFDIQRGTVTHEVGVDAVTGKVLENSIDNGKD, from the coding sequence GTGAAAAAGCAGATCATCATTGGGTTGGTTCTCGTGGGTCTGGTTGCCAGTGGTTCCGCACTCGCGTTCAAGGGCGAGCAGTACAGTAAGGAGGCTAAGGTGAGTCTGACCGAGGCTAAAGCGATTGCCAGCAAGGCCTTCCCAGGCAAGATTACCGACGTGGAACTAGAGAAGGAGGCCGGCGGTAGCGGCCTGCGTTACTCTTTCGATATTCAACGTGGTACGGTAACCCACGAAGTGGGAGTGGACGCGGTCACGGGCAAGGTCCTGGAAAACTCCATCGACAACGGCAAGGATTGA
- a CDS encoding response regulator — protein sequence MRLLLVEDDEMLGEALVLALREGGHAVDWVRSARAAGAALTPPEHEVLLLDLGLPDGEGLDLLRALRAQGSAIPVLILSARDAVETRIEGLDTGADDYLIKPFSSRELLARLRVLQRRQGGSGQVLLSNGKIHLDPSSHEAWREGAESQRQRLGRREFALLSALLQKPGRILSREELETRIYGWGEEVESNSIDFLIHGLRKKLGSDAIKNLRGAGWLVEKYG from the coding sequence ATGCGACTCTTGTTGGTAGAAGATGACGAAATGCTGGGAGAGGCCCTCGTCCTTGCCCTGCGCGAGGGTGGTCACGCGGTGGACTGGGTGCGTAGCGCCCGGGCCGCGGGTGCCGCCCTCACCCCTCCTGAGCACGAAGTCTTGCTCCTAGATCTCGGTCTTCCCGATGGGGAGGGTCTGGATCTCTTGCGTGCCTTGCGCGCCCAGGGAAGCGCGATTCCCGTACTTATTCTTAGCGCCCGGGACGCCGTCGAGACCCGTATCGAAGGCCTCGATACCGGTGCCGACGACTACCTGATCAAACCCTTTTCGAGCAGGGAGCTGCTGGCCCGCCTGCGCGTTTTGCAGCGACGGCAAGGTGGCAGTGGGCAAGTTCTGCTCAGCAATGGCAAGATTCATCTCGATCCGAGCAGCCACGAGGCCTGGCGGGAAGGAGCAGAATCCCAGCGACAACGCCTGGGGCGCCGGGAGTTTGCCCTGCTCAGCGCCCTACTGCAGAAACCCGGACGCATCCTCAGCCGGGAAGAGCTGGAGACGCGCATCTACGGCTGGGGCGAAGAGGTGGAGAGCAACAGTATCGACTTCCTCATCCATGGCCTGCGCAAAAAATTGGGCAGCGACGCCATCAAGAACCTGCGCGGTGCCGGCTGGCTGGTAGAGAAGTACGGATGA